In one window of Paraflavitalea soli DNA:
- a CDS encoding ABC transporter ATP-binding protein, translating to MIKITDLEKVYRTEEVETVALNKLSIEVKEGEFVAVMGPSGCGKSTLLNILGLLDDPDAGSFVFNGQEIAHFNERKRADLRKHNIGFVFQSFNLIDELTVFENVELPLIYTGVKSADRKKRVEEALDKMQIMHRRNHYPQQLSGGQQQRVAVARAVVNNPKLILADEPTGNLDSSNGNEVMALLTDLNEQGTTIVMVTHSEHDARYSHRIIRMLDGQAVLENIMV from the coding sequence ATGATCAAGATCACAGACCTCGAGAAAGTCTACCGTACAGAAGAAGTAGAAACTGTGGCGTTGAATAAATTATCCATTGAAGTAAAGGAAGGAGAATTTGTAGCCGTAATGGGCCCCTCCGGCTGCGGTAAGTCTACCCTGCTTAACATCCTCGGTTTGCTGGATGATCCCGATGCCGGCAGCTTTGTATTCAATGGCCAGGAGATTGCCCATTTCAATGAACGCAAACGTGCCGACCTGCGTAAGCACAACATCGGTTTTGTATTCCAAAGCTTTAACCTGATCGATGAGCTTACTGTATTTGAAAATGTAGAATTGCCCTTGATCTATACCGGCGTTAAATCGGCCGACCGCAAAAAGCGCGTGGAAGAAGCGCTCGACAAAATGCAGATCATGCACCGCCGCAACCACTACCCACAACAGTTGTCTGGTGGTCAGCAACAACGTGTTGCCGTAGCCCGTGCAGTAGTAAACAATCCCAAACTGATCCTTGCGGATGAGCCCACGGGTAACCTGGATTCCTCCAACGGTAATGAGGTAATGGCATTGCTTACCGACCTCAATGAGCAAGGTACTACCATCGTGATGGTTACCCACTCTGAGCATGATGCCCGTTACAGCCACCGCATTATCCGTATGTTGGATGGACAGGCCGTGCTGGAAAACATAATGGTTTAA
- a CDS encoding ABC transporter permease — MIYNYLKIAFRSLLKYRFIFFTNLFGLTVGFTCCLLIFVYILHEVSYDKYNDKADRIYRVTRLFRSSETGVTNLHLGAVAPPFAPLLENDYKEIEKITRILPAGTMTLRYQDKVFNEPEVVFADEQFFDLFTVQVSSGNKTSALKEPNSVMLTEELAQKYFGKEDPMNKMIRLDNRFSFKVTGIFKPLPSNAHFHPNLLVSFNTLRDSTIYGEKNLRTNWGNNAFYTYMLLPANYDASKLEAQFPAFLDRHMSKPGDAIKASRWTQLYLQKLTDIHLRSHLDSELDENGDIKRVYVFSAIALFILLIACINYMNLSTARSVLRAREIGIRKVVGAERKELIFQFLSESVLITWMAMLLAFVLTWQLVPFLNKLSGQTLSITALYRWQILLPVLIAPFLVGTIAGIYPALFMSSFRPVKVLKGFLKTGGANISFRQVLVTAQFSISIMLIICTAVVFRQLRYMQEKSLGFDREHIVTMSYNDGLNDRFDAFRTALLTNSNIKNTARSSRIPTGRLLDSQGASLEQGDSLAPVTSDIKGLATDQDFISTYGVKVIAGRAFSRDYGLDTSAYMVNQAAVQAMGLPSAEAAIGKNFSYGGDRGKIIGVFNDFHFESLHQRIIPLVMGIPKEKGNYARISIKVAGNNMTAAIAHIESTWKQFLPETPFEFTFLDDRFENLYKSEQRQGTIFTIFAGIAIAIACLGLFGLSAFAITQRIKEIGIRKVIGASVTSIVTLLSKDFLKLVAIATVIAFPIAWYAMHNWLQDFAYRSNMPWWIFLAAGIIAVIIALVTISIQAIKAATANPVKSLRSE; from the coding sequence ATGATCTACAATTATCTGAAGATTGCGTTTCGCAGCCTGCTGAAGTACAGGTTTATCTTCTTCACGAACCTTTTTGGCCTAACCGTAGGATTTACCTGCTGTTTACTCATCTTTGTCTATATACTACATGAGGTAAGCTATGACAAGTATAATGACAAGGCTGACCGCATTTACAGGGTAACCCGCCTCTTCCGAAGCTCCGAAACAGGTGTCACCAACCTGCACCTGGGCGCTGTAGCGCCTCCCTTTGCCCCTTTACTGGAAAATGATTACAAGGAGATAGAGAAGATCACCCGCATTCTGCCGGCAGGCACTATGACGCTTCGCTACCAGGACAAAGTATTCAATGAACCCGAGGTTGTTTTTGCCGATGAACAATTCTTTGACCTCTTCACCGTACAGGTAAGCAGCGGCAATAAAACCAGCGCACTGAAAGAGCCCAATTCGGTAATGCTGACGGAAGAGCTGGCACAAAAGTATTTTGGGAAGGAAGACCCCATGAACAAAATGATCCGGCTCGACAACCGGTTTAGTTTTAAGGTCACCGGCATCTTTAAGCCCTTACCTTCCAATGCTCATTTCCACCCCAACCTGCTGGTATCCTTCAACACTTTGAGGGATTCTACCATTTATGGAGAAAAGAACCTGCGCACCAACTGGGGCAACAATGCTTTTTATACTTACATGCTGCTGCCGGCCAACTATGATGCGTCTAAACTGGAAGCACAGTTCCCCGCATTCCTCGACCGGCACATGTCAAAACCCGGCGATGCGATAAAAGCTTCCCGCTGGACGCAGCTCTATCTGCAAAAGCTCACCGATATCCATCTACGCTCCCACCTCGATTCGGAATTAGACGAGAATGGCGATATCAAACGGGTATATGTATTCTCGGCCATCGCTTTGTTCATATTGTTGATCGCCTGTATCAACTACATGAACCTGTCTACCGCCCGTTCTGTATTGCGTGCCCGCGAAATAGGCATCCGCAAGGTAGTAGGCGCCGAACGAAAAGAACTTATCTTCCAGTTCCTCAGCGAGTCTGTCCTTATTACCTGGATGGCCATGCTGCTGGCCTTTGTGCTCACCTGGCAGTTGGTACCCTTCCTCAATAAACTATCGGGCCAAACGCTTTCTATCACTGCTTTGTACCGGTGGCAAATATTGTTACCGGTATTGATAGCGCCCTTCCTGGTAGGCACCATTGCCGGCATCTACCCTGCCCTGTTCATGTCTTCCTTCAGACCAGTGAAAGTATTGAAAGGATTTTTGAAAACAGGCGGGGCCAATATCTCTTTCCGCCAGGTGCTGGTAACCGCACAGTTCTCCATTTCCATTATGCTCATCATTTGTACGGCAGTGGTGTTCCGTCAGCTCAGGTATATGCAGGAGAAATCACTGGGCTTCGACCGGGAGCATATTGTAACGATGTCTTACAACGATGGTCTCAACGACCGGTTCGATGCCTTCCGCACGGCCTTACTGACCAACAGCAATATTAAAAATACTGCCCGCTCTTCCCGCATTCCCACAGGACGCCTGCTGGATTCCCAGGGTGCTTCGCTGGAACAGGGCGACTCATTGGCGCCGGTTACCAGTGATATCAAGGGCCTGGCTACTGATCAGGATTTTATTAGCACCTATGGTGTAAAGGTGATAGCCGGACGGGCATTCTCCCGTGATTACGGACTGGATACTTCTGCCTATATGGTCAACCAGGCAGCTGTACAGGCCATGGGCCTGCCTTCTGCCGAAGCGGCCATTGGCAAAAACTTCAGCTACGGTGGTGACAGGGGAAAGATCATTGGTGTATTCAATGACTTCCATTTTGAATCACTACACCAGCGCATCATTCCCCTGGTAATGGGTATCCCGAAAGAAAAGGGCAATTATGCCAGGATATCCATAAAAGTGGCCGGCAACAATATGACGGCGGCTATTGCGCATATCGAAAGCACCTGGAAACAGTTCTTACCGGAAACGCCTTTCGAATTCACCTTCCTGGACGACCGTTTTGAGAATCTGTATAAATCAGAACAAAGACAGGGTACCATCTTTACCATCTTTGCCGGTATAGCCATCGCCATTGCCTGCCTGGGCTTGTTTGGCCTGTCGGCCTTTGCCATCACCCAGCGCATCAAAGAGATCGGTATCCGCAAAGTGATTGGCGCTTCTGTTACCAGCATTGTAACCCTGCTATCCAAGGATTTCCTGAAGCTGGTGGCCATTGCTACCGTCATAGCCTTCCCCATTGCATGGTATGCTATGCACAATTGGTTACAGGATTTTGCGTATCGGAGCAATATGCCCTGGTGGATATTCCTGGCAGCAGGTATTATTGCAGTCATCATTGCTTTGGTGACGATTAGTATCCAGGCGATCAAAGCGGCTACGGCCAACCCGGTGAAGAGCTTAAGGAGTGAATAA
- a CDS encoding ABC transporter permease produces the protein MFSNYIKIAWRNLWKHKVFAVIVIFGMAIAFAASLLLSLTAYHELSYDQFHEHKKNLYQLYFHEQHAKGDETSSTMPVPLAPALKAEYPAIKYISRYGSSATDMVRYNNKEMDLSVRTVDPDFLRMFTFPITAGNANTPLGKLNDMVITAHCAQVLFDKEDPIGKTIELKSGNTWSAFTVTAVTSDFPNNSSLTFDILTRFEHFHDYQELKDVWDSDNHEVFIQLKDDVKQATFEKQTPSFIHKYYTDKLTNLKRDGAQPDKTGELVRLQTIPFTDIHFRTESNTGAGASRFYAYMLLIISGFILFIACVNFVNLSLARSFTRSKEIGIRKVMGARRWQLITQFWGEALIVSLFALITGLAIAYLLLPYYKQVFYQALSVDMLRSPLIIAYILGGFLLVTLFAGGYPAWMVSAFNTIMTVKGKLPVGKSNRVRNTLMVVQFVLSSLLIICTMIVWQQINYLRTKPLGYNKQQVISLPIGGTMDSERALSLMRDRLARESRVVSVTGTDMNIGRGRDGSSTTSMMGFDYKNKGVRTHWLRIDYDYLKTMDIKLLSGRDFSRSYGMDTAGVLINETMAKQLDEKDPLTATLNLDGSQLKVLGVVKDFHFKSLHRELAPLTMMVRPNWPVSYIFVRVQPDNLPASIEVIKNAWKEVNPKAPFLGSFLDENTDRTYNKETRLSKIFMSGAVLAILISCMGLFAIALLVILQRTKEIGIRKVLGASVPHLVGLVSKDFLVLVLAAIVIATPIAWYAMNSWLQSFYYRINISWWVFALAGVIALLIAFITLSLQSVKAAMKNPVNALRSE, from the coding sequence ATGTTTAGCAACTACATCAAGATCGCATGGCGCAATCTCTGGAAACACAAAGTGTTTGCCGTGATTGTTATCTTCGGTATGGCCATTGCATTTGCAGCGTCGCTGCTCCTCTCCCTTACAGCCTATCATGAACTGTCGTACGATCAGTTTCATGAGCACAAAAAAAATCTGTATCAGCTCTATTTCCATGAGCAACATGCCAAAGGCGATGAGACCAGCTCTACCATGCCGGTTCCCCTTGCTCCGGCGCTAAAGGCAGAGTACCCGGCCATCAAATACATTTCCCGCTATGGCAGCAGCGCCACGGATATGGTGCGCTACAACAACAAGGAGATGGACCTTAGTGTGCGTACGGTAGACCCCGACTTCCTGCGCATGTTCACCTTCCCCATCACAGCCGGCAATGCCAATACCCCCCTGGGCAAGCTCAACGATATGGTGATCACCGCCCATTGTGCGCAGGTGTTATTTGATAAGGAAGACCCCATCGGTAAGACCATCGAACTGAAATCAGGCAATACCTGGTCGGCATTTACCGTAACAGCCGTAACCAGCGATTTTCCCAACAACTCCAGCCTCACTTTCGATATCCTCACCCGGTTTGAGCATTTCCACGATTACCAGGAATTAAAAGACGTATGGGATTCCGACAACCACGAGGTATTTATACAATTGAAAGACGATGTGAAACAGGCGACCTTCGAAAAGCAGACGCCTTCCTTTATCCATAAATACTATACCGATAAACTTACCAACTTAAAACGGGATGGCGCTCAGCCCGATAAAACGGGCGAATTAGTAAGGCTGCAAACCATTCCCTTCACGGATATACACTTCAGAACAGAGAGCAACACTGGCGCAGGCGCCAGCAGGTTCTATGCCTACATGCTGCTCATCATCAGCGGCTTTATCCTATTCATTGCCTGTGTCAATTTTGTTAACCTCTCGCTGGCCCGTTCCTTTACACGCTCTAAAGAAATAGGTATCCGAAAAGTAATGGGCGCCCGGCGCTGGCAGCTCATTACCCAGTTTTGGGGCGAAGCATTGATCGTTAGTTTGTTTGCCCTCATAACAGGTCTTGCCATCGCTTACCTGTTATTGCCTTATTATAAACAGGTATTTTACCAGGCCTTGTCGGTCGACATGTTGCGTTCGCCCCTGATCATTGCTTATATATTGGGAGGCTTTTTACTGGTTACTCTTTTTGCCGGAGGTTATCCCGCCTGGATGGTGTCGGCATTTAATACGATCATGACCGTAAAAGGCAAATTGCCGGTGGGCAAATCAAACCGCGTGCGCAATACCCTGATGGTAGTGCAGTTTGTATTGTCTTCTTTACTCATCATCTGTACCATGATCGTTTGGCAGCAGATCAATTACCTGCGTACCAAACCACTGGGCTACAATAAGCAACAGGTGATCAGCCTGCCCATTGGCGGCACCATGGACAGTGAGCGGGCCCTGAGCCTGATGCGTGACCGCCTTGCCCGTGAATCCCGTGTTGTAAGTGTTACAGGTACCGATATGAATATAGGCCGCGGCCGGGATGGCTCTTCCACGACATCTATGATGGGATTCGATTATAAGAACAAAGGGGTAAGAACACATTGGCTGCGCATTGATTATGATTACCTGAAAACGATGGACATCAAGCTGCTTTCGGGCCGTGACTTTTCCCGCAGCTATGGCATGGACACTGCTGGTGTGCTCATCAATGAGACCATGGCTAAGCAGCTCGACGAAAAAGATCCGCTCACAGCAACGCTTAACCTCGATGGCTCCCAATTAAAGGTGTTGGGCGTGGTAAAAGATTTCCATTTCAAATCACTGCACCGTGAGCTGGCCCCACTGACCATGATGGTAAGGCCCAACTGGCCGGTTTCTTACATTTTCGTGCGGGTCCAACCGGATAACCTGCCGGCCTCCATCGAAGTCATCAAAAATGCCTGGAAGGAAGTAAATCCCAAAGCGCCTTTCCTGGGTTCCTTCCTCGACGAGAATACCGATCGTACCTACAACAAAGAAACCCGCTTGTCTAAAATATTTATGAGTGGCGCCGTATTGGCCATCCTCATCTCCTGCATGGGTCTGTTTGCCATTGCCCTGCTGGTTATCCTGCAACGCACCAAGGAGATCGGTATCCGGAAGGTGCTGGGCGCCAGCGTGCCGCACCTTGTGGGACTGGTATCCAAAGACTTCCTCGTGCTGGTATTGGCAGCTATTGTGATTGCTACTCCCATTGCCTGGTATGCCATGAACAGCTGGCTCCAGTCATTTTACTACCGGATCAATATTTCCTGGTGGGTATTTGCCCTGGCAGGCGTAATCGCCCTATTGATCGCATTCATTACACTCAGCCTGCAATCCGTGAAAGCCGCGATGAAGAATCCCGTGAATGCCTTACGGAGTGAATAA
- a CDS encoding ABC transporter permease, with protein sequence MFKNYFTIAFRNLLKGKMYSLINVLGLATGMAIALLIGLWIWDEMSFNRYHSSHDRLAQVMTTQTFNGETGTGSAVSIPLGMELRTKYTKDFKNVSLASWNFDHILAVGDKKINKAGMWVQPEFPSMFALKMLKGNQDALKDPSSALLAQSVAQALFGDTDPMGQVVKFDNQYDMKVAGVFEDLPRNTTLFDTKLLISWDKYITTEPWLKNSLTQWDNHSWQLFVQLNDHVDVNKTTAKIKDIAKQHVKEGDEHAVLHPMDNWRLYSKFTNGKVDGGRITFVWLFGIIGVFVLLLACINFMNLSTARSEKRAREVGIRKTMGSLRGQLIAQFLGESVIVAFIAFILAIGLTLLSLSFFNSLADKEMSMPWSNPLFWLLALLFTVFTGLVSGSYPAFYLSRFEPVKVLKGTFRTGRFAALPRKILVVIQFTVSIALIIGTIIVFRQIQYAKSRPVGYTREGLIAVNINTPELSGHYDALRSDLLQTGVVENMAESSSPATNVWSNQIGFEWKGKDPNAVPLFGTIAVTHDFGKTIGWQIKEGRDFSRNYGTDTGMLILNEAGVKLTGFKNPVGQVIKWNDKDRVVIGVIKDMIMESPYTPVRPTVFCLDYGWTNIITIRIKPNSPVREALAKMEPVFKKYNPGSPFEYKFTDEEYAKKFSDEERIGNLATFFAILAVFISCLGLFGLASFVAEQRTKEIGVRKVLGASVMNIWQLLSKDFLSLVIISCIIAIPIAWYVLHQWLQQYEYRTSISWWIFTIAGLGAMAIALLTVSFQAIKAAVMNPVKSLRSE encoded by the coding sequence GTGTTTAAAAATTATTTCACCATCGCATTCCGTAACCTGCTGAAAGGCAAGATGTATTCGTTGATCAATGTTCTTGGTCTCGCTACCGGAATGGCTATTGCTTTATTGATCGGCTTATGGATATGGGATGAAATGTCGTTCAACCGATACCACAGCAGCCATGACCGGCTGGCGCAGGTGATGACCACGCAAACCTTCAATGGCGAAACGGGTACCGGTTCGGCTGTATCCATTCCTTTGGGTATGGAATTACGCACTAAGTATACCAAAGACTTTAAGAACGTATCACTGGCTTCCTGGAATTTTGATCATATCCTCGCCGTAGGCGATAAAAAGATCAACAAGGCAGGCATGTGGGTACAACCGGAATTCCCTTCCATGTTCGCCCTGAAAATGCTGAAAGGTAACCAGGATGCTTTAAAAGATCCCTCCTCTGCCTTGCTCGCCCAGTCGGTTGCCCAAGCGCTTTTTGGCGATACCGACCCCATGGGCCAGGTGGTGAAATTTGATAACCAGTATGACATGAAGGTAGCGGGTGTATTTGAAGACCTTCCCCGCAATACCACTTTATTCGATACCAAACTCCTGATCTCCTGGGACAAATATATCACTACCGAACCCTGGCTGAAGAATTCCCTTACCCAATGGGACAATCATTCCTGGCAATTATTCGTACAACTCAACGACCACGTTGATGTTAATAAAACGACAGCCAAGATCAAAGACATAGCCAAACAGCATGTAAAGGAAGGGGATGAACATGCTGTATTGCACCCCATGGACAATTGGCGGCTCTATAGCAAATTCACCAATGGTAAAGTAGATGGCGGCCGTATAACATTTGTATGGCTGTTTGGCATTATTGGCGTATTTGTATTATTGCTGGCCTGCATCAACTTCATGAACCTTTCAACCGCCAGAAGCGAAAAACGGGCTCGGGAAGTAGGTATCCGTAAAACAATGGGTTCTCTGCGCGGCCAGCTTATAGCACAGTTCCTCGGAGAATCTGTGATCGTAGCCTTCATCGCTTTCATCCTGGCCATTGGCCTTACGCTGTTATCGCTGTCGTTCTTCAATAGCCTCGCCGATAAAGAGATGAGCATGCCCTGGAGTAATCCACTCTTCTGGCTGCTGGCATTGCTTTTCACTGTATTTACCGGCCTGGTATCGGGCAGCTATCCCGCCTTCTACCTCTCGCGTTTTGAACCGGTGAAAGTACTGAAGGGCACCTTCCGTACCGGGCGCTTCGCAGCGTTGCCACGCAAAATACTGGTGGTAATACAGTTTACCGTATCCATTGCCCTCATCATAGGCACCATCATTGTATTCAGGCAAATTCAATATGCCAAAAGCCGCCCTGTAGGTTATACCCGTGAAGGGCTCATCGCTGTGAATATCAATACGCCTGAACTGTCTGGTCACTATGACGCGCTCAGGTCCGACCTGTTACAAACCGGCGTCGTAGAGAACATGGCCGAATCATCCAGTCCTGCGACCAACGTATGGAGCAACCAGATCGGTTTCGAGTGGAAGGGAAAAGATCCCAACGCCGTACCGCTCTTTGGCACCATAGCGGTAACGCATGATTTTGGTAAGACCATTGGCTGGCAGATAAAAGAGGGACGCGATTTTTCCAGGAATTATGGCACCGATACCGGCATGCTCATACTGAACGAAGCCGGTGTAAAACTTACCGGATTCAAAAACCCCGTAGGCCAGGTCATTAAGTGGAACGACAAAGACCGGGTGGTAATAGGCGTGATAAAAGACATGATCATGGAATCGCCCTATACCCCCGTGAGACCTACTGTTTTTTGCCTTGACTATGGATGGACCAATATCATTACCATACGCATCAAGCCCAACTCGCCTGTACGGGAAGCACTCGCTAAAATGGAACCCGTATTCAAAAAATACAATCCAGGCAGCCCGTTTGAATACAAGTTCACTGATGAGGAATACGCCAAAAAGTTCTCAGACGAAGAACGTATAGGCAACCTCGCCACTTTCTTCGCCATTCTCGCCGTCTTCATCTCCTGTCTGGGATTGTTTGGGCTGGCCTCTTTCGTGGCAGAACAACGTACCAAGGAAATCGGTGTACGCAAAGTGCTGGGAGCATCCGTGATGAACATCTGGCAATTGCTGTCTAAGGATTTTTTATCGCTGGTCATCATATCCTGCATCATTGCTATTCCGATAGCCTGGTATGTGCTGCATCAGTGGCTGCAACAGTATGAATACCGCACTTCCATATCATGGTGGATTTTCACCATAGCGGGTCTTGGCGCCATGGCTATAGCATTGCTCACAGTGAGCTTCCAGGCTATCAAAGCAGCGGTGATGAACCCGGTGAAGAGCTTAAGGAGTGAATAG
- a CDS encoding ABC transporter permease, translating into MYRNYFKTAFRNLWKHKAFSFINIMGLTVGMTACFLIFLYVRFELTYDAFNTKADRIYRVVTDIKTPSEVLKASGPAWAVPPNMKDEFPEVEAFVRISNQDMLVRKGDIKFQEENAAFADSAFFQVFDIRLLQGDPKKVLNDQMSVVLSETAAKKYFGKNNPVGQTLLFTNDGIPATVKGVMEDMPENSQVRADILVSMSTLTGRFNPGLDGQWGNYGSSAYILLKPHTNAKALEAKLPAFIKKRNGKEEQQSQMYATLLLEPLREVYLYSTRGGSGNINNVYIFSIIAIFILLIACINFINLTTARSTERAKEVGIRKVAGAGKPQLIRQFIGESVIICLISFLLTLGLAALLLPLFNQLAGKQVSEGIFSNRQYIGLLFLAAVAIGLLAGIYPALVLSSFKPIIVLKGRFATGVRGLLLRKGLVVAQFSISIALIIGTIIVYRQMNFMRSRDLGFNKDQTVILSTDGDQGKDAFKEALKSIPSVKAVSLSSSAPGTGNPAAYSEIENKKGDLQVANLDLYFVDFDYIPLYNIKLAAGRAFSRDFLTDTTQAMIMNETAVKLFGYSSPEEAVGRRFKQWGREGKIIGVIKDFHFRSLQQDIKPLTMRIEPGGCNLASVKIAAGNVPATLAAIESKWKSTMPNRPYSYQFLDDLFDRQYRAEERFGKLFLNFAVLAIFISCLGLLGLAAYSTMQRTKEIGVRKVMGASVPSIVNLLSKEFLKLVVISFFIAAPAAWYFMTQWLHDFAYRTPITWWIFAVAGIAALVIALTTISFQAIKAALTNPVKSLRSE; encoded by the coding sequence GTGTATAGAAACTATTTCAAAACAGCATTCAGGAACCTGTGGAAACACAAGGCTTTCTCCTTCATCAACATCATGGGGCTCACAGTGGGCATGACAGCCTGCTTCCTCATCTTCCTCTACGTTAGGTTTGAATTGACCTACGACGCATTTAATACCAAGGCCGACCGCATATACCGGGTGGTAACGGATATCAAAACACCATCGGAGGTCCTCAAGGCCAGCGGCCCCGCCTGGGCCGTACCTCCTAACATGAAAGATGAGTTTCCCGAAGTGGAAGCTTTTGTGCGTATCAGCAACCAGGATATGCTCGTAAGAAAAGGAGACATCAAGTTCCAGGAAGAAAATGCAGCCTTTGCCGATTCAGCCTTTTTCCAGGTATTTGACATCAGGCTCCTGCAGGGCGATCCTAAAAAAGTACTCAATGACCAGATGAGTGTGGTGCTTTCGGAAACGGCTGCCAAAAAATACTTCGGCAAGAACAATCCCGTAGGACAAACTTTGTTGTTTACCAATGATGGCATTCCCGCTACGGTAAAAGGCGTGATGGAAGATATGCCCGAGAACTCACAGGTAAGGGCCGATATACTGGTATCCATGAGTACCCTTACAGGAAGGTTTAATCCCGGGCTGGATGGACAATGGGGCAATTATGGTTCTTCTGCCTATATCCTGTTGAAACCACACACCAATGCCAAAGCGCTGGAAGCCAAATTGCCGGCCTTTATAAAAAAACGCAATGGCAAGGAAGAGCAGCAAAGCCAGATGTATGCTACCCTTCTACTGGAGCCGCTGCGCGAAGTATACCTGTATTCTACCCGCGGAGGGTCGGGCAATATCAATAACGTGTATATTTTTTCGATCATCGCCATCTTTATCCTGCTCATTGCCTGCATCAACTTTATCAACCTCACGACGGCCCGTTCCACTGAGCGCGCCAAAGAAGTAGGTATCCGGAAAGTAGCAGGCGCCGGCAAACCGCAATTGATCCGGCAGTTCATTGGCGAATCGGTGATCATTTGCCTGATCTCCTTCTTACTCACCCTGGGGCTCGCGGCCTTATTACTACCGCTCTTCAACCAACTTGCGGGCAAGCAGGTAAGTGAGGGAATATTCAGCAACCGTCAATATATAGGCCTGTTGTTCCTGGCAGCGGTGGCCATCGGCTTGCTGGCTGGCATCTACCCTGCCCTCGTATTGTCTTCCTTCAAACCGATCATTGTACTGAAAGGCCGTTTTGCTACCGGTGTGCGTGGCCTGTTGCTGAGAAAAGGACTGGTAGTGGCTCAATTCAGTATTTCTATAGCCCTCATTATTGGCACCATCATCGTATACCGCCAAATGAACTTTATGCGCAGCCGCGACCTTGGTTTCAACAAAGACCAAACGGTGATCCTTTCTACCGACGGCGACCAGGGCAAAGATGCCTTCAAAGAGGCGCTTAAAAGCATCCCCTCCGTTAAGGCGGTATCGCTTTCTTCCAGTGCACCCGGTACCGGCAACCCGGCCGCTTATTCAGAAATTGAGAACAAAAAAGGTGACCTCCAGGTAGCCAACCTCGACCTCTATTTTGTAGACTTCGATTATATTCCACTGTATAATATCAAATTGGCGGCAGGCCGCGCTTTCTCGCGTGATTTCCTCACCGATACCACCCAGGCCATGATAATGAATGAAACAGCAGTAAAACTGTTTGGCTATTCCTCCCCGGAGGAGGCCGTTGGCAGGCGCTTCAAACAATGGGGCCGGGAAGGAAAGATCATCGGCGTTATCAAAGACTTCCATTTCCGTTCCCTGCAGCAGGATATCAAACCCCTCACCATGCGTATAGAGCCTGGTGGCTGCAATCTTGCCTCGGTTAAAATAGCCGCCGGCAATGTACCAGCTACCCTCGCCGCCATTGAGAGCAAATGGAAAAGCACCATGCCCAACCGGCCTTACAGCTACCAGTTCCTGGACGACCTGTTTGATCGCCAATACCGCGCCGAAGAAAGGTTTGGAAAACTTTTCCTCAACTTTGCCGTACTGGCCATCTTCATCTCCTGCCTTGGCCTGCTGGGTCTGGCAGCCTACAGCACCATGCAGCGCACCAAAGAGATTGGGGTACGCAAAGTAATGGGCGCTTCCGTACCAAGCATCGTTAACCTGTTGTCAAAAGAATTCCTGAAACTGGTGGTTATATCATTCTTTATAGCAGCACCGGCAGCCTGGTATTTTATGACGCAATGGCTGCACGACTTTGCCTACAGAACACCGATAACCTGGTGGATATTTGCCGTAGCGGGCATCGCAGCACTCGTTATCGCCCTGACCACCATCAGTTTCCAGGCCATTAAAGCAGCACTAACCAATCCGGTGAAGAGTTTGAGAAGTGAGTAG